ATAAATGGTTTATTTAGTTCAGAATAAATTTTTTGTAATAATTTTATTTTAAATTTGACATTCATCGTTAATGTTCCACCCATTGCAGCCGGTAAATATTCACATTTCATATTGCTCTACTTTCCTCCAAGGAAATATTTGAGATATTTTTTAATAACATCGGAATCTCCTGTATTCTTTCCAGGATCATCTGATAATTTAACAACGGAATTATTATTTATTTCAACAAGTTTCACAACAATATTTAGTGGTAAAAATGCTGTATTGTTTGTTAGTTTTGTTCCTATTCCAAATGTAACCCAAACTCTATTTCTAAAATGTTCAAGGATTGATATTGCTTTATTTATATCCAATGAATCAGAAAATACTATTACTTTATTCTTTGGATCAATTTTATTTTTTTCACATAACTCTATATATTTTTCACCAAATCGAATAGGGTCTCCAGAATCATGTCTAATTCCTTCCCATTCTAAAACTTCTTTCGGATATTTGTCGAATAACCAATCCGATGTGAAAGTATCTGGTAATAAAATGGAAAGGGAATCGCCATATAGTTTTTTCCATTTTTCTGTTATGACTGAATATGCCTTATCAAATTCAAACAAACCAGATGCTCCCATAAATAATTCATGAGCCATAGTTCCAATAGGTTTAATATTATATTTTTTTGCAAAGAATAAATTGGATGTTCCTGAAAATTGATAATTTCCTAAAGAATGGAAATAATTTAAATTGTAAATCATTCTTTCCTGTGTATCAAAATTATATCTGCGCCTGGTTCCAAAATCTGAAAATCTTAATGATCTGCATTTCTTTATTTCTTCTATTAATTCTTCTTGTATTTTCCATTGTTCTGAATGATGAAGTATTTTTCCTCTATTGGATAATCTAGATTCTAATGCCTTGGTGTATGATTCAGAAATTATCGCCATTAGAGGAACTTCATAATAAACTGCATATTTCCAATTACCAATCAATTCTAAAACCAATTCATCATCTGTTACTGCCAACTTATAATTAACATTGTTATTCCCAATTTCCTTTGATAAAAATTCAATATATTCTGTAATGAAAATATTTCTTTCTTCTGGATTATAAAAACTTTTTGCTTTTATATTTGCAAGATATTTTAATTCTTCCTCGGTTGGTTTTAAAGATAATAAATGATTTATATTTTTTTGTAATTCATCAATATCAAGAATTTTTCCAAGGTTAATACTTTTATCTCTGTTTATTAGTTTATATGTTACCATTTTTTGTAAATCAGAATTAAAATAAATTAGTTGACCCATTGTGAATTTGTATAGGTCATTATCAAGAAAACTATTAATTATCATTTTTAAACCTCAAGGTTTTCACTGTAGATCACCTTAACTCCGGCATCTAACATTATTTTCAACTTGGAAGTCATAGTTTCATCACTTATTCCCCGACATGCATCCAATATCAATGTTGTTTTGTATCCATTTTTAACAAAATCTAATGCAGTGGAGCCCACACAATAATCCAATGCTAATCCACAAACATAAACATGCCCTATTTCTTTTTCCTTTAAAAAATCATCTAACATTAAGTTTTCATCTAACATGTCTATAGTGGAATTAAATGCGCTATATTCTTCTGTATCTTTATATTTTCCTTTATATGTAAATATAAGTTTCTCATTATCATAAAAGTTAAATGCTAATTTTGAACCATATGTATTTTGAACACAATGTTTTGGCCATGTTTTAAATGAACTATGATCTTCCGGATGCCAATCGTGCGAAAATACAATATGCTCAAATTTTTTATTCATCACTAATTTTGACAGGGGGAAGATAATTTCATTTCCTCCTGGTACTGGCAATGAACCACCAGGACAAAAATCTCTCTGAAAATCCACAACAATCAATGCCGATTTCATATTTAACTCCTCTCGGAAATTTTATTGAAAAATAAATCAGACTTATTTTTAAACTCTTCCAAATTTCCTATGTTTTCAATCACAAAATCACATTTATCTTTTTGCCATATATTTTCTTTTTGAATATCTATTATCATTTCCATAACGTAATCCGCCCAATTTGATCTTTTTTCTTTTAATAGTTTAACAACACTTTCAATATCATTATCTATCCAAAGTGTTAGATCACAAAGCATATCTAATTTGGCAATAAACAGGATTGCTGATTCTAGAAAAAAATAATCATATTTTTCTTTACATTCTTCTATTAATTTTTTCACTTCTGCTGTTACGAATGGAATCATTATGTTTTGCATTTTTTCTAAATTTTCTTTTTTCTCAAATAATATTCTGTACAAATAACAAGTGTTTAAAAATTTGTTATTGTCATATTCAAACACTAATTCATCACCAAACTCTTTTGATATTGCATCTTTAACATCATCATTGAGTAAACATAGCTCCCTATTAATATCATCTGTTTTACATATTTTTACTTTTCCTTTTTCTTCCATCCAATTTAGAAATGTTGATTTTCCAGTACATACTAATCCTGTCACGCCAATAATTTTCATTTTTAAAACTCCATCGATAAAAAAATAAATAAAGAAAAAGAGTGGCATCAATATATTGTCTGGGATCGCGGTCAGACAACAATCAATGACACTCTTTTATTTTTTGGTAGCGTTGGTGGGACTCGAACCCACAAGGGTCTAATACCCGGCGGATTTTAAGTCCGCTGCGTAAACCGTTCCGCCACAACGCCATATGACTTATTAGAAAAATAAAATTAAAAACCTCCTCCTCATATAAACATATATGTATTTCAAAAGATTAAAAAAATTTACAATATCCTTGCTCCTGGATAAACCCAATCATATCTTATTTCTCCATTAGGAAAATAAATCAATTGTCTTATATCGTTTGGATCGTTAGTATGGGTTAAACAATTTGTTAAGCATAAATTTTGTCCTTGATAATCAAACACTTCTCCGCCATGTGGAAGATTTAATAATTTCTTTGCTGTTCTTTTTACAGATTGATCTATGTGATCAATCATTCTTTGTGCAATTTCATATTCTCTTCTTATATTCATATTATCATATCCACTTGGGAATGTGACTGGTCTCCATGTTAGCTGATCAACTTGACATGCTTTTGAAAATTTAACGAGATTATCAATTTCTTGTGGAGTATCAATATATCCTTTACACCCGACAACACTAAGCCTAACAGAAAATTTTGATGTTTTAGCTATTGCTATATTTTTTGGTAAATGTGGATATTCAGATTTATTATCCAAAAATATCTTTTTATTTTTAGCATCCAAATAATGTGCAACGGATATACAAATCGTTGTTAGTCCAAATCTATACCATCCATCAAGATGATGTTTTATTTTTTCCAACCACAACCCATTTGTTTGCAATTCAATAATTGGAAAATATTTGTATAATATCTGCAAAGAACTTGTAATGTGTTCAGGGTATAGTGTTGGCTCTCCTTTTCCTGTTATTAATGCAGTCGTCACACCACACTTCTCTGCTAATCTTGCCGCAGTATCCAATCTGTCAAGATTTAAGTCAGAACTTAAATCTACTTGCGCTGTGTTTTTTGAAACACAATATGGGCAAGATGCATTACAAGCATTGTTTCCAACTACAACTGAAAATGTTTGAAATTTCATCTAATTCTCCCGTTCATCGTTTGATTTGTCTTTGAAATTTCTAATTACTTTTAATCTATCAATTACTTCTGCTGTTGGTTCGATCAATCTTTCTATTTCTTCTGGGTTTTTATAAACTTGTGGTGCTTCATCTATTGTTGATTTACAAACAGAATCTGATAATATTCCTTCCATATCTTTTTCAAATTCTGAAAACTGCAATCTTCTTTTTGCTTCACTTCTTGACATTATTCTTCCAGCACCATNNNNNNNNNNATTCCATTCTGGATTAGATTTTCCAGCACATATCAACGACCCATCCCTCATATTAAATGGAATAATCATTCTCTGAGCTGAATAACTTTTTATTGCTCCCTTTCTAATTATCATATCATCAAAATCAATATAATTGTGTGTGCTAATAATAATATCATTTATACTGGTATTTAAAATTTCAAGAAGTATTCTAATTATCGTGTTGGTGTTATACCGTGCATATTTTTGAGCTATAATCATATCTACAAGATAATCAAACATTTTATCATCTTCAAGATATGCCAAATCATACCATGCATCTTTGACACCTTTTTTCTCTTTCAGTTCGTCTATTAATTTATTTATTCTGGTTTTATCTTTTGTGTTTTTAACAAGTTCTTTTATTTCATCGTTTAAATCTATTTTTCTTTTATGTTCCAACAATCCTTTAGCTTTCTTAACATGATACATGCATATTGTTTTTCCAAAATTTCTAGATCCAGTATGAATACTGAAATAATATTTTCCAGTATTTTTTGATTGATTAAATTCGATAAAATGATTCAAGACTTTGATGTTGAAATTAAAACTTCTTTCATTTTTTCTAAAATTCCTTTCTTTCTCTGGCTGCACAGATTTTCATTATCATATAACATGGATGCATATGTTACCGCTTTCTTTGTAAATAATACGATATTATAAATATTGTCCCTTTTATTTCTATTTATATTTTTCTTAAAATTTAATACTTCAAAAATATTTTGTAGAATATAATCTTTGATTATATCGGATACTACACATACAGATATGAAAGGTGTATTTTTAGAAGTAATTCCTAACGAACCGTCGCCGTCAAAATATCCTCTTAAATAATGTTTTGTGAGTGTTTTATCTTCCAAAACAAAATCAGGCGGAACTATTATATTTTTCTTTTTTCCTATTGGAATATATTTAGTTAAAAAATTTCTAACATCATAATTTCCTATAGTGAGTGATATATAATGAAACTCCTTTGAAAAATTAGTATCTTTGGTATCTTCTCTAATTGAAACATTGCATATTGGTTTAAATATTTTTTCCAAATTATATATCATATCATTATCTCTATATGATATATCTAAACCAATTTTGCCCTTCTTTTTGTTTGGATCCGCCTTACAGTTATAACCATCAGTCTGTAATAATCCTATCGCATACGCCAATTCGTCTTTTTTAAATAATTCCAACATATTTTCCTCCATACTTTTAAATTTGTTCTTTTAAAAGTAAAGAGTTTTTTTTCAACATCAAATAACCCCAGTTTCATATTGATTTACTTTTATATCTGGGCTTGGACTGTCGCATCATCCTAAATGTAGGAGTCTCCTCGCTCAGTCTCTCACGGTGGAATGAATGTATTCCTTCCGCCTTGTCATCTTAAGTAAAGATTTCCAAGTCAATCAGAGGAGATTTCAGTATATTACGGCCTGGAGGCAATCATTCACCACCGCCCACTGTCCCACAAGACAATATGACTTTCTGAAAATCCATTCCTATTTTCTTGCAATGATTTTTTAACCAATTATAATCGACAATTGGGCAGTACTTACTATTTAAAAAAGAGGATATTGTTTTTATTTTTTTGTTCACATCTTCCCAATCAAATTCTTTTTCGAAATCATATATCTCTTTTTCATGCACATTGGGACCAAATGGAATTCTATCTCTTACCATTCTTACTATTTCACTTGATTTAAATTTTTCTCCCATATCGTCTTTTACTTCTATTGCAGATATGGAACAACCAATATCAACTCCAATGATATTTGGAACAATTCTATTTTCTGGCATTTTCATTGTGAAACCAATACAAGATCCAGATCCTTTATGTGCATCAGGCATGATGGCCATATAATTTGTAAATGAACAATTATTTGCCATATTATAAATTTGTGATACTGCTTCTGTCTCAATTGTTTCTGCAAATATTTTTCCGTTAGTATATTTACCTTTGAAGTCAAACATTATGAACACTCCTATTTTTTGATTATTTTAATTTCAAATGGACATTCAATGAAAAATTCACATTTATAATTACGTTCTAAATATCCATCCATGGAAGAATATAATCCATCAACATATCCTTTTTCGCTGAATATATTTTTTCTACAGAAAAATAAATGATAATCCTTAAAGTGAGATGTTGTATTATCTATAAATGAATTCATGAACCACACACAAGATTTTTCATGAGACAAATAATATTCTTTTTGATCATCATCTAACCACGGTTCGTATTTCATCATAACCCCTCAATGAAATTCAGTTCCATTTTTTCTTAAAATATAATCATCATTAATTAATTTCAGAATAACTCTTCCTAATTTAGGATCGTTTCTTTCTTTTAATGGATGAATTACAATTCCTTCTCTTATTTGTTTTTCAGTTGTTAAGGTTGTATTTCCAGTACTATATTTCTTTGCTAATTCCATGTCAAATGGTCCTCTGTATAATTCTGGAACATATTTAACACCATATTCTCTGCAATATTTTATAACCTCATCCCAATCCAAATATGATCCATTAACTTTAATATCGAATACTCTAAAATCTGCATTTTTATTTAACCCATATTGTAAATCTTGAATTTTATAACCATATATTTCTCCATACACTATAACTACACTTGCATATTTTTTAGCGAATATAGCCTCTAACATTTCTCTAACACCCGGAATAAAATATGGTTTAGAATATCTCGTTCCTTCTATTAATTTTTTTCTCATTGTATGACTACCAGCAATTGGAATAATTTCAGAATCTTTAGCAATTAAACCAACCCTAGAATTGGTCCCATGAATTTTTTCCGTGAATACAACTTTTTCACCTGGTTGAATAATATCTGGAAAATTTTTTATATTTTCTATATCTGTGTATTTATCAAACGAGGGGTGTGGTGTTTCATTATCTCCCATATTTAATTCTTCTGGCTGTACATATTTTATAATTCCGTATTTTTCTGAAACATCCAAACCAACTTCTAGGTTTTCATCATTAGGTGCCAAAAACCCATAACTCATTTCTCCTCTTAACCTAGCAGCTCTTACTCTTTGATTATTTAGATATTTAGTTACTCCCCATTTCTCTGATAATTCTAATGGGATAACGGCATCCACCGGAACATATATTGCAGTGTCGCCTTCCTTAAATTGTCCCTTTACAATAACTACCTGCCATCCTTTTATAATAACTAATTCTAATTTATCAGCATTAGCGTGTGGAGTTACTTTATCTATTTTGAGAACATCAACACTGAAAAGACTCATTTATTATTTGCCTCCTTAAGCTCAAGAATTTTCATAATATTTCCATCCTTACTTATTTGGACTTTGTGTGTTTCCGATCTTAGAGCATCAATAGTTTTTCTTATTAAAATTTCTTTTGTTATCCTATCTGTTAATATTTCTTTTTTATTTTCATCTGTTCCAACAATTCTAAATCCGAACCCATCACCAGGATTATGAAATTTTTCTATTTCTTTATTTTCCTTATCAGAAACTACAAAAGTATTTATTGCTTTAAAATGTTTCATTATTTCTTTTATTTCATCAATCCCAATGCTCTCATCAACTGCTTTTCTTCCTTTGATTTCAAAAACCATACTCGCTTCATATTTCATTTCGATTCCCTTATTGAAAATATGAATTTCGTCTATTGGGATTTCTTTATCTATTATTTTTGCACCTAATAACTGGAGTGCTTCTTTCTTTTTATCAAATCCCTCTGCATCGTAAAAATCATTGTGATTATTTGAAGAAATCCAAACTATACACCATTTCTTTTTAAATTCATCGGTTATTCTTTTATAATCAGAACTCTTCATTAATCCAAATACTAATCCAGTATATACTTTTGGAAATTCTTTTTTAAATTCAGTAATTCTAGAATTTAATTCATCAAATTCTGATGTAACATATTGCATTTTCAATTATCTCCTTTGGTGGTAATATTCACATCATATCCGAGATTATCAATAATCTTCATATCTTCTTCGCTTACTTTTGCTTTTCCACAAAAACAATAAATATTTATTGTTCCAGATTCTAGATCATCACTCATAAAAAAATCAGAATAGTCATCTTTCTCAATTGCGTTATTGATATCTTCGGCATTAACTGGCATGTATGGTAAAACCATCTGAAAAAATAAATCTCTTCCGCATGATTGACAAGTTCCTACTAATTTATTTTCCATTTACTTCCTCCTAAAAATAATTATAATGAAAAAAATAAAGAAGGACAAGCCCTTCTTTACAATAACATATATATGTTTTTATTTTATGCAAAAAAAATATTCTATATTTTAAAATAACCCGAACAAAATCAAATACATAGTATTTGTTTGCAATGGAGGGAAGTATGGAGAAAAAAATAGCAGGTATTTTAATTCTATTCGTGTTATATTTTAATTGTTTTTCTATGCAGCTGTGTGATGACACATTTATTAATTTATATAATGATGTTTCTGATACAGTGGTGTCCATAAAAACATTTATCGGGGATAATATTACTCCTTCTTTTGGAAGTGGATTTTTTGTTTCAGAAGACGGATATATAATTACAAATAATCATGTCATAGCAGATGGAAATAAATTCTTTGTTGAAACAAAAGATAATAGAAAATATTCTGCAACTCTAATTGCAACATATCAGGAAATGGATCTAGCTTTATTGAAAATAGATACACCTAGAAAATTTAAACCTGTTAAATTTGGAGATTCTAATAAATTACAGAGAGGGACTTTAGTTTTTGTGTTGGGGTCACCTCTTGCATTGAATCAAACATACACTATGGCAATGGTTAGCAATATTCATAAGACAGCAGATATTCTTGGAATGAAAATTGATAATATGATTCAATTGGATGGGACATTAAATCCTGGGAATAGCGGGGGTCCAGCTTTTAATTTAGATGGAGAAGTCATAGGTATAAATTTTGCAATACATAATTTTGGTCAAGGGATGGGATTTTGTATTTCATCAAATGAAATTAATAAATTTTGGAATGTCATTTTAAAGGAGATTAAGAAGAATGAAACTAAAACTGAATAAATCAGATGCAAATTTTATTGCGGAATGTATTAGACAAGAATTATATAGTAAACGAGCATATGTTTTGGAAAGTAATACTGTTAAAAGAATAGTAGAAATGGATGATTTTTCTTTGATAAATAAATATATAAGAACTATACCTAAAAATATTATAACTGAAGCCATGTCCCCAGATGTTGTACTGTCTGTTTCTTTTATTTTGTGGTGGATTGTCGGTGGGGTTGCCACTCTTCTGGGAACTTTGTTTGGATTGAAAAAAGGAACAGAATATGTGAAAAAAGTAAATGATATTAAAAAAGAAAATAATGAACTAAAATCACAAATTGCACAAATGAAATCTAGTAAAACGATGGATATTTCAAATATAAAATCCATTATATCATCCACATTCAAAAATTTAAAATCTGCACTATCATTAAAATATCAAGCTCTTAAAAATTTAAAACCACAAGAAATTAAAATGCCAAGTGTTGATTTCTTGAAAACCTCATCTTTATTATCTAGTGTTGGATCTGGAATTTTAATATTTGCTTTATCCGTTGGATTTGTATGGTTGATTAAATTGGGGGCAACTATGGTAAAAAAAATAATAGAATATATGAAAAATTTACATAAGGCAGATCCAAAAGTCGCAACCGCATTTGCTAATAGGGCCAAATCTGCTTCTGATAGTTTGAGAAAGAAAGCGGAGATAGCAAAAATTCAAGATAAGAAGAAGACAAATTCCGCTTCAAAAAATAATACAAAACAAAAATCAGCTGCAGTTGTTTAATTTTAAGTGTAATACGTAAAGGGGTTAATGGTGAAAGATTTATATTCTCGGTTTATAGAATATATTAACTACGTAAAAAATGTTAATATAACTCAAGATGAATTAGATAATTTCACAGTAGATTCAATATATGATCAAAAATATGTAAATCTTGTAGAAAATAAAGCAGAATTCTTGAATTTTTATGATAGGGTGCTTAAAGTGCGCTGTCATGATAGCAGTGATAATATTAGATTAAATAATCTTTTAACAGATTGGTATTCTTCTTTAAAAACATTATCTACTGAACATAGAAATTTATCTGATCCATTTAAAGCAGATTTGGAAGATATAGATAAACTATTGGAATCTTATGGTATTAATTTTTATCATTGGTTAACCCCATCTTCTAAACCATATTTCCTTATGGATCTTGTTAACCTATATCACATAAAAGGATCTCCATTATCAGTATCTGAAGCAATCAAATATTTCTTTCAATTGGACAACGAAATATATGAATACTGGTTAGAATATGTTCCTGCTGGTCCGGATCTTGTTTTCAGGGGAATTGCTTCGTTAAATAATACTTCTATTCCTGGATGGCAAAGTGAAATTTATAGACCATATAGCACATTAAATACAGATCCACATTGGTATTACACAAAACAAAATATTCTTGATTTGCATGCAGTTTCTAAAATAAAATTACCATCCATGACCCCGTTCTTTAATGTTGTGTTATCAGCAAATATAATGGATCTCAAGAAAGCATATCTAATTCTTAGCTATAGGGCAAGACTAGAATATCAGCAATGGTTAGCAACATCAAATATAGATGATAAAAAGAAATGGGAATATACTCCTTTAAATAAAAAGATTTCCTTATTGGAAGCAGTTTTAGCATACAGCATCTTATATAATGAAAAGAATAGTCGATTTCTCCCAGCAGATCCAATATCTCCAAGAATGACATGGAATCCAGATGGAGCATCCGTTTCTTTTGAAAAAGATTATGATGATTCTTTTGGCATTATAACGGTTGAAGATGATGAGCATGATCATCCAGATTTTATGCCAATGATATTCACTGGAGATCCATCAAGACTTGTTAAATATGTTCTTGATGATAGAATAGAAACCAAAAATAATATTCCAGAAAAATTACAAGAAACTGGTGCTATTTCATTTCAGACATCGGCATATGTTGGTGGTGGAATAAATCAAAATGGCGATGTAACAAATGGATTTTACAGATTTGAATTATACAACCATGAATGGGAATTTGAAAATTATCTTCCAAAGAAATTAAGAAATCATATGATGATAGCCAACGATGAATTGGTTTTTGTTTTGGGTGGTGTTGATGAAAATGGAGATCTGAATCATAATATTTATTCTTATGATTTATTTTTGAAAAATTGGACAGTACAACCATATTTATTTCCATTGAATATTCTTGATTGTGGATATTGCTTAATAGAGAAAAGAGAATTATTTATTGTTGGTGGATTTGATTTTGATTTAAGAGATTTCTCCAATAGATGTTTTAAATTT
The sequence above is a segment of the bacterium genome. Coding sequences within it:
- a CDS encoding isochorismatase family protein, which translates into the protein MKSALIVVDFQRDFCPGGSLPVPGGNEIIFPLSKLVMNKKFEHIVFSHDWHPEDHSSFKTWPKHCVQNTYGSKLAFNFYDNEKLIFTYKGKYKDTEEYSAFNSTIDMLDENLMLDDFLKEKEIGHVYVCGLALDYCVGSTALDFVKNGYKTTLILDACRGISDETMTSKLKIMLDAGVKVIYSENLEV
- a CDS encoding RtcB family protein — translated: MFDFKGKYTNGKIFAETIETEAVSQIYNMANNCSFTNYMAIMPDAHKGSGSCIGFTMKMPENRIVPNIIGVDIGCSISAIEVKDDMGEKFKSSEIVRMVRDRIPFGPNVHEKEIYDFEKEFDWEDVNKKIKTISSFLNSKYCPIVDYNWLKNHCKKIGMDFQKVILSCGTVGGGE
- a CDS encoding radical SAM protein, with the translated sequence MKFQTFSVVVGNNACNASCPYCVSKNTAQVDLSSDLNLDRLDTAARLAEKCGVTTALITGKGEPTLYPEHITSSLQILYKYFPIIELQTNGLWLEKIKHHLDGWYRFGLTTICISVAHYLDAKNKKIFLDNKSEYPHLPKNIAIAKTSKFSVRLSVVGCKGYIDTPQEIDNLVKFSKACQVDQLTWRPVTFPSGYDNMNIRREYEIAQRMIDHIDQSVKRTAKKLLNLPHGGEVFDYQGQNLCLTNCLTHTNDPNDIRQLIYFPNGEIRYDWVYPGARIL
- a CDS encoding RtcB family protein yields the protein MNHFIEFNQSKNTGKYYFSIHTGSRNFGKTICMYHVKKAKGLLEHKRKIDLNDEIKELVKNTKDKTRINKLIDELKEKKGVKDAWYDLAYLEDDKMFDYLVDMIIAQKYARYNTNTIIRILLEILNTSINDIIISTHNYIDFDDMIIRKGAIKSYSAQRMIIPFNMRDGSLICAGKSNPEWN
- the pncB gene encoding nicotinate phosphoribosyltransferase, coding for MIINSFLDNDLYKFTMGQLIYFNSDLQKMVTYKLINRDKSINLGKILDIDELQKNINHLLSLKPTEEELKYLANIKAKSFYNPEERNIFITEYIEFLSKEIGNNNVNYKLAVTDDELVLELIGNWKYAVYYEVPLMAIISESYTKALESRLSNRGKILHHSEQWKIQEELIEEIKKCRSLRFSDFGTRRRYNFDTQERMIYNLNYFHSLGNYQFSGTSNLFFAKKYNIKPIGTMAHELFMGASGLFEFDKAYSVITEKWKKLYGDSLSILLPDTFTSDWLFDKYPKEVLEWEGIRHDSGDPIRFGEKYIELCEKNKIDPKNKVIVFSDSLDINKAISILEHFRNRVWVTFGIGTKLTNNTAFLPLNIVVKLVEINNNSVVKLSDDPGKNTGDSDVIKKYLKYFLGGK
- the coaE gene encoding dephospho-CoA kinase (Dephospho-CoA kinase (CoaE) performs the final step in coenzyme A biosynthesis.); protein product: MKIIGVTGLVCTGKSTFLNWMEEKGKVKICKTDDINRELCLLNDDVKDAISKEFGDELVFEYDNNKFLNTCYLYRILFEKKENLEKMQNIMIPFVTAEVKKLIEECKEKYDYFFLESAILFIAKLDMLCDLTLWIDNDIESVVKLLKEKRSNWADYVMEMIIDIQKENIWQKDKCDFVIENIGNLEEFKNKSDLFFNKISERS
- a CDS encoding trypsin-like peptidase domain-containing protein, with the translated sequence MEKKIAGILILFVLYFNCFSMQLCDDTFINLYNDVSDTVVSIKTFIGDNITPSFGSGFFVSEDGYIITNNHVIADGNKFFVETKDNRKYSATLIATYQEMDLALLKIDTPRKFKPVKFGDSNKLQRGTLVFVLGSPLALNQTYTMAMVSNIHKTADILGMKIDNMIQLDGTLNPGNSGGPAFNLDGEVIGINFAIHNFGQGMGFCISSNEINKFWNVILKEIKKNETKTE
- a CDS encoding RNA ligase (ATP), encoding MSLFSVDVLKIDKVTPHANADKLELVIIKGWQVVIVKGQFKEGDTAIYVPVDAVIPLELSEKWGVTKYLNNQRVRAARLRGEMSYGFLAPNDENLEVGLDVSEKYGIIKYVQPEELNMGDNETPHPSFDKYTDIENIKNFPDIIQPGEKVVFTEKIHGTNSRVGLIAKDSEIIPIAGSHTMRKKLIEGTRYSKPYFIPGVREMLEAIFAKKYASVVIVYGEIYGYKIQDLQYGLNKNADFRVFDIKVNGSYLDWDEVIKYCREYGVKYVPELYRGPFDMELAKKYSTGNTTLTTEKQIREGIVIHPLKERNDPKLGRVILKLINDDYILRKNGTEFH
- a CDS encoding RtcB family protein, whose translation is GAGRIMSRSEAKRRLQFSEFEKDMEGILSDSVCKSTIDEAPQVYKNPEEIERLIEPTAEVIDRLKVIRNFKDKSNDEREN